GACTCCTCAGCTACTGATGGAGCCTCTATATTAGCATCTCTGTCAAAGTACCGCAACTTCCATCTCCTACCACCAATTGCCAAATCTGCTAAAAAGCAGCAGAATCAGGAGGCTCCTGTGGTACCTTCCAGCTGCAACGATTGCGTCTCAGATACCGAGATGAACGATGCTGATAGTAACAATGATCATGCTGATATTGCTTCTGTGGAGAAAACTGCTGATGCCAACGAGAATCTGAATGCCGATGGGAGTGGATTGGATCCTTTTCAAGAAGCTGCTGATGGAAATGCTCCTGGTTCTGGTTATGAGATTAGACCAATCTTGCGCCTCCTTGGGGAACCTTCTTCAGTTGATTTAAGGGGCATCTCCAAACTGCTGGATGAGAGAAGAGAAGTGCGAGAACTCCTTAAGGAATATGATCTTTCATCTACCATATCAACTAGACGCCAGGCGTTTAAGGATAGCCTGCGAGAAGGAGTACTCAATGGTCAAGATATAGATGTTTCTTTGGAGGACTTCCCATATTTTCTTAGGTCTTGCTGCTATATACATTATGTTATATCTCTACCATATATTTTTTCCTATGATGGTTTTGATGATTTATAGCCTAAACAATTTCTGAATTTTTCCTCAGTGCTACGACAAAGGATGTTTTGATAGCGTCGATGTATGTCCATATGGAGGTTGGAAGTAAGTTTGCAAAGTATGCATCAGACTTGTCTACTACATGTCCACGTATCTTGCTCTCTGGACCAGCAGGTAATGAGGCTTTACTATTAGTACTTGGTTTGAGATGACTATTATTCTAACAACGTTTTACCTTATGAATTGTATTTAGGATCTGAGATATATCAGGAAATGTTGGCAAAAGCGCTTGCAAAAAGGTTTGGGGCCAAATTGATGATCGTTGACTCTCTTTTGTTGCCCGGGGTAATATTCCCTTTTTCCCTTTACTTTCTCTTTAACGTTGTTTTAGTTGTTAAAATATTTCATGTCAAGTTGGTTATTATTGGATAGAAGATTTTTGATCCAAAAGCTACACTTTTAAATAAAAAACCAAAAAAAAACAGAATTTAATACATCAATTTTCTAGATTAGATAATTTTTAATATTAATTATAATTTATATCTATTTTAAGATTTTTAAATGTTTTTTAAAAAATTAACTTTAAAATTAAAATTTGTTGGATGCATATTAGTCCGCGGTCTTCATCTAGTTATTAAAATATTTCATGTCAAGTTTGTCTTAAGCGGTATTACTGACTTTTCTTCCCAAATAGCTTAAGATGTTATATCTGTCAGTGTTTATCCGTCATTGATTTGTGCTGTTTCTGGATGGCTATAGGGATCACCCGCAAAGGAAGCCGAATCTTCTAAAGACGGTTCTAGGCGTGAGAGGCTCTCTATGCTTGCTAAACGAGCTGTTCAGGCCGCACAAGCATTGCAGCATAAGAAACCAACTTCAAGTGTGGACGCTGATATAACAGGTGGCTCAACATTGAGCTCCCAAGCTTTACCAAAGCAAGAAGTGTCAACAGCAACTTCTAAAAGTTACATATTTAAAGCAGGCATGTTGCTTAACATTCTTTGGTGTACCAATCTTCATCTGTTACTGAACCTGCATTTTTCTCATTTTTAGGTGACCGAGTAAAGTATGTAGGTCCTTCATCTTCTGCTATTTCTTCTCTTCAAGGCCCACCGCTTAGGTATTGTTTACGATTTTTTCGAAGTCTTTCACAGATTCAAAACTCAGATCTAACACTTCTCTTTGGTATTTATTAATAGGGGACCGACCGTAGGTTTCCAGGGGAAAGTACTCCTTGCATTTGAAGACAACTGCTCATCAAAAGTTGGGATTAGATTCGATAGGCCTGTACCAGATGGCAATGATCTTGGTGGCCTGTGTGAAGAAGACCATGGCTTTTTCTGTGCTGGTATGCTATTTCCAACTTTGACCCATCATATTATTTTTACTAATATCATTTTGTGTTTGCAGCTACCTCACTTCGGTTAGATGGTTCCTCCAGTGATGATGCTGACAAACTCGCCGTTAATGAAGTCTTTGAGGTATATATTTTACTCTCTCAGTTATGTGGAGTGCTACTCTATCCACTTGTTGACCACTTGACTTATTTTATAGGTCGCACTTAGTGAGAGTGAAGGAGGGTCGTTGATACTGTTCCTGAAAGATATTGAGAAGTCTTTGGTTGGGAACAGTGATGTGTATGCAACCTTGAAGAGCAAGTTTGAGAATTTACCGGAAAATATTGTTGTCATGGCCTCACAAACCCAGTTGGACAGCCGAAAGGAGAAAGTAGGAAACTCATTTAAAATCTTCTCTGCTTCTATTTTGTTTTTACTGTACTGTTAACTAAATTTTTATTGTTGTTTTTTCAGTCACACCCTGGAGGTTTCTTGTTTACCAAGTTTGGTGGCAACCAGACAGCATTACTAGATCTTGCATTCCCGGTATGGACCTAACTTTAACTTCTCTTTGTATCTTTTTGAGAGGTTGAAACTGATTTTGAGATCATCTTGCAGGATAATTTTAGTAAACTGCATGATAGGAGCAAAGAAACGCCTAAATCCATGAAACAGATAACTCGGCTGTTTCCTAACAAAATCTCCATCCAGTTACCTCAGGTCTGAACCTTCTTCTTACTTTGGTACATTTGTTATTTTTTGTTTTCATTATCTTATGCTCTCAAGAGATAATAGGATGAGGCTTTGCTCTCGGACTGGAAGGAGAAGCTTGACCGTGATACAGAACTTTTGAAGGTTCAGGCTAATATAACAAGCATCCTATCTGTGAGTATCTTCTCAACAAGTCCTTCAGCGATCTAACCGTTCCTAGCTTCTTTTTTTTGTTAATGTTTTTTGTTAATAAATCCCCACAGGTCCTCACTAAAAATCGTCTGGATTGTCCTGACCTTGGAACCTTGTCCATCAAAGATCAAACCCTTCCATCTGAAAGTAGGACTCTTAATATACCTTATTTTTTTTTATGATTTGATCTACTCCTTGGTACTAAACAATTACTGATATGTGTGTTCTAGGTGCTGAGAAAGTGGTTGGCTGGGCTTTGAGCCACCATCTTATGAACTGCGCAGAACCTACAGTTAAAGACAACAAGCTTGTTATCTCAGCAGAAAGGTAAGCATCCTTGTATATACTGAAACACTGTAGCTAAAATCCAGCTTAGATTTTGCAAATAACACTTTGGCATGTGTTGCAGCATTACATATGGCCTGCAGATGTTACATGGCGTTCAAGACGAAAACAAGAGTCTGAAGAAATCCCTCAAGGTATTATTATGGAACTTCATATCTTTTCTTCTAAGTTAGTAAGTTACGGATCTAAGAGTTGTTCTTTGCTATGCTGTTTCAGGATGTTGTGACAGAGAACGAATTTGAGAAAAAACTCTTATCAGATGTCATTCCCCCTAGCGATATAGGTGTGTCCTTTGATGATATTGGGGCTCTTGAGAATGTGAAAGACACACTGAAGGAGTTGGTGATGCTTCCTCTTCAAAGACCTGAATTATTTGACAAAGGCCAGCTAACTAAGGTACCTTTCATTGCTTTACGGTTTGTTTCTCTGTCTTTTTCTGGAAGTCAAATATATAAATTACGTTTTACTGCAGCCTACGAAAGGTATCCTGTTGTTTGGACCTCCTGGTACCGGGAAGACGATGCTGGCAAAGGCAGTAGCAACTGAAGCTGGTGCAAACTTCATCAATATCTCAATGTCCAGCATTACTTCAAAGGTATCTCTCCAACAGTGGTCTGAATCTTTTGTTTATGCTTTCTTTTGAAGATTGTATTTGACCACCTAACAATTTGAATGCTTTGTAGTGGTTTGGTGAGGGAGAGAAGTATGTTAAAGCTGTCTTCTCTTTAGCAAGCAAGATCGCTCCAAGTGTCATATTTGTTGATGAGGTATGTTCTGTTTCGCCACTTTGAAGCTAAGCTTTTATGTATTTTCTTAATCTCTGATGATTGCTGAAAAAACATTATTATTTAGGTGGATAGCATGTTGGGAAGACGTGAGAATCCAGGAGAACATGAAGCTATGCGTAAGATGAAGAACGAGTTCATGGTAAACTGGGACGGTTTAAGAACAAAGGATAGAGAACGAGTTCTGGTACTCGCTGCTACCAACAGACCATTTGATCTCGACGAAGCAGTTATTAGACGGCTTCCCCGGAGGTAAACCTACATCGTGCTGTGTCTCTTAATGAAAGATGATTCCTCATGTCGTAACTATTGCTGAATTGCATACTTCTATGTTTCAGATTGATGGTGAATCTTCCAGATGCGACTAACAGATCAAAGATCTTGAGCGTTATTCTTTCTAAAGAAGAAATATCACCTGATGTTGATTTAGAAGCGATTGCTAATATGACAGATGGTTACTCAGGAAGTGACTTAAAGGTATGTACTCATCTCATTGAATCTCAATCTCCTTGGCTTGTAAAATGCTCACATTCTCTCATTTGGTTGCAGAATCTTTGTGTAACTGCGGCACATCTTCCAATTCGAGAAATACTGGAGAAAGAAAAGAAGGTTAGGTTTCCAACTTAGTGCATTTACCACTGTTTTAAAAATCATTGCCGGCAAATCATTGTACGAAATAACGTTTTTAGAAACATTGTTATAGGCGTCTGCCTAAACAATAATCCTTTATATAACACCTAATTACCTCTTAGAGATAGTTTGAACATTTACTCATTTACTTGCTAAACTTATCAACTCATCCTTCTCTATATACTGAGTGTTGTTTTGACTTCAGGAAAAAACCGCAGCTGAGGCTGAGAACCGTCCAACGCCTCCGTTGTATAGCTGCACAGACATTCGTCCACTGACAATGGCAGATTTCAAGGCTGCACATGAACAGGTAGCTCGAAAAGAACAATTGTTTTGTGTGCATTGTGTTTATATATAGATGGAAAAAGGACTAAATGATCTTAAATACATGTATAGGTATGTGCTAGTGTGTCTACGGACTCATCGAACATGAACGAGCTTCAGCAATGGAACGAGCTCTATGGAGAAGGAGGATCAAGGAAGAAGACGTCCTTGAGCTACTTTATGTAGAAGAGACGGAGTGAGAGAGGAGAGATTTGTTGGTTTTTAATCTCATTTTGGTCCTTTGTTTAATTTATAAAAATTTATGTACAGAAGAGAGAAAAGAGTGTTGTTCGGTTTATTTTCTAATTCATTCTCTTTCTCAACATAAGAAGCTAAAAACATTCGCTGTATAATCTAATACATGCGTATGTATAGAGGTTCGGATGTTTTAAGGATACAAACATGCTTCTTGTTTACTTATTTAATTAGGCAGATCTTAAGACCTAATCTCAACTCTGGGAGATAGATAACCATGGTGAATGTTCGGTTAGCCGTAGATGAGTTGTGCAAGTCTTGCATCCCGAGCATGCAGATAGTCTGTGGATGATTGGAGAACCGTTCATTAGTGGTATAATGAAGATGTACGCTTCACCATTCTTCTACATGTGTTAAAATGTCTCGGTAAATCTTCTGTTTCCGTACAAAGAACAACAAATTTTGTTTTTTTTTTGGGTTTTGTGGAGATAGTAGAACATTTGGAATCTCCTTGTATTTGTCGACACGGACGACCAACGATGATGATGCAGTCAAGCTCCTTTTCATGGTTAACATTTGAAGGACCCTCGATTATAACTACGTTTTGTAAATATAAAATTTAACCCTGTTCTATTATATTAGTCAGTGGCAGAGGTTTCTAAAAAAAAAGTCAGTGGTTACAGCAGGTCGTCAATCTATTATCTAAATTTAGCTATATATGAATAGGAAATGATAAATCGAATTAAACCATATCTTGACAAGAATACCAAAATCAGTTATACAATACCATCTTCTTATTATATAAAGCTTGGTTCTTCAAAATTGCTAATTAACATGACGATGACACATGACAATTAAAAATTTAAGATGATGACATGTGTTAAAATCTATCATAATTAATAATATAAATATAATAAGATAATAACACAAAAAAATTATTTAATGGTATAAAGCTTGGTTCTTCAAAGTTGCTAATTAACATGACGATGACACATGGCAATTAAAAATTTAAGATGATGACATGTGTTAAAATCTATCACAATTAATAATATAAATATAATAAGATAATAACACAAACGAATTATTTAATGGTAATTTTCCTTTTTTTAAATACTAAACAAAGGTAATAATAGCAAAAAATTATTTGATGGTTTTTAGTTGACAATAATTTTCTTTTTTAAAATTTTTTTCTTAATAATATAAATATAATAAGATAATAACACAAAAGAATTATTTAATTGTATAAAATTTGGTTCTTCAAAGTTGCTAATTAACATGACGATGACACATGACAATTAAAAATTTAAGATGATGACATGTGTTAAAATCTATCATAATTAATAATATAAATATAATAAGAGAAGAACACAAAAGAATTATTTAATGGTAATTTTCCTTTTTTTAAATACTAAACAAAGATAATAATAGCAAAAAATTATTTGATGGTTTTTAGTTGACAACAATTTTCTTTTTTAAATTTTTTTTCCTTTTTAAAATTCCTAAACAAAAAATCTTATTATATAAAACTTGGTTCTTCAAAGTTGCTAATTAACATAACGATGACACATGGCAATTAAAAATTTAAGATGGTGACATGTATTAAAATCTATCATAATTAATAATATAAATATAATAAGATAATAACACAAAAGAATTATTTAATGGTAATTTTCCTTTTTAAATACTTAACAAAGATAATAATAGCAAAAAATTATTTGATGGTTTTTAGTTGACAATAATTTTCTTTTTTTTTAATTTTTTTTCCTTTTTTAAATTCCTAAACAAAAAATATGTATAATAATTTACTTAATACTAATTTTTCGCTTTTTAAAATTCGTTTTTTAAAAATACTAAATAAAGATAACAACAAAAGATTATTTGATAGTTTTTTTAGTTGACAATAATTTTCTTTTTTTTTAATTTTTTTTCCTTTTTTAAATTCCTAAACAAAAAATATGTATAATAATTTACTTAATACTAATTTTTCGCTTTTTAAAATTCGTTTTTTAAAAATACTAAATAAAGATAACAACAAAAGATTATTTGATAGTTTTTTTAGTTGACAATAATTTCATTTTTATAATTTTTTTTTCCTTTTTAAAATTCCTAAAAGAAAATGTGTATAATTATTTACTTAATACTAATTTTCGTTTTCTAAAATAAAAAAAATATAATTGTGAAAATTAGTTTGATAGTAATTATCCGTTTATAAAATCTTCTAAAAAAAAATTGTTAAAGAGTGTTTAATTGTAGTTTTCTTTTTTTCTTCTTCAAACCTACAAAAAAAAGTAAAATAAGTATTTCAAATATTTTCATATAATAATAGACTATTATTTAAATAGTAAATTTCCTGTTTAAGAAATCATATTGAAAAAAGGATTACAATTTTTTTTTGTAACTAAAAGAATTACAATTATTCACATCTATATATAATATTAAACTCTCCTATATTTTATCACCAAACATAATTGCTTAATATATCATAATTAATAATATAAGTATAATAAGATAATAACACAAGAATTATTTAATAGTAATTTTCTTTTTTTAAAATTCTAAACAAAGATAAAAGCAAAAAATTATTTGATAGTTTTTAGTTGACGATAATTTCATTTTTTCTATTTTTTTTTCCTTTTTACAATTCTTAAACAAAAAAACATGTAAAATAATTTACTTAATACTAATTTTTCTTTTTCTAAAATCATAAAGAAAATATAATTATAAAAATTAGTTTGATAGTAATTATCCTTTTATAAAATCTTCTACATAATAAAATTGTTAAAAACTGTTTAGTTGTAGTTTTGTTTTTTCTTCAAATCTAAACAAAAAATGTAAAACAATTATTTCAAATATTTCCATATAATAATAAACTTTCTTATTTAAATAGTAAATTTTATGTTTAAGAAATCATAATCCAAAAAGGATTACAATTATTCTTTTTTTTGTAACTGAAAGGATTACGATTATTCACATCTATATATAAGATTAAACTCTCCTATATTTTGTCACCAAACATAATTGATTAAAATCAGAATTTCTCTCATACAAGAAAAACATTAGGTGCGGTTTTTTATTATATAACTTTATAATTATCGTAAAATATGATATTATTGTGCGTAAGTTATTGACACAATTATGTGTGTTAGTTCCTATAGACGATATAAAATTGGTTATTCTGTCATAGTATGTCAATGTCAACATCAATTTATTATGTTACGTCAACAACGATTGATCAATGCAGTATAAACGGTTTAATATGGTTATGCGAGTTAGATAATAATTTTAAACAACAACAATTGTTATGATTTTGATTGTCATCAGGGTTTAGTCAAAAAGTTTACTAGACACTTCTTACAATAAGACTATGTTTGAAAAAAATATATTTACTATTTTCTAACTGAAATTGTTATTTAATTTGCTATCATGCATTATCAAGGAAACAATGAATTCAGAAGGTTATTTAACACTAAATCAGTTTAAAATATTAAAAGGTAAGAAATTTGAAAAAATAATAATGAACTTATAGGAAGGAATATCTCATACTTAATAAAGGTAATTTAAAAAAAAATCTTTTATAAATTTTTATTCAAATTGATTTTTTATTAAATAGGAAAATACAATCAATGTTGTGTGCATCATTCTCTTCTTGAAAAGCTTGGAGATGAACTATGTGAAGGAATTATTATCGACATCTTTTATTTATAATGTGCAAGATTGAAGTAAGAACTATAAAATCTCCGATCATAAATTTCAGATAGGAGTGATTGAGAGAACAACAACCGCATATTTGTGAAATAACCGTTACCTCAAATACTCTGTGAAAAAAATTTGATTTCAACTACAAAGATTTTGCTCAACTTAAAGATACCAGAAACTATTGATTAGATGATAATATTCATGCATTTTATATATATAACTTTTTGTTACAGATGTGTAGTTGGTATATCAATAATATGAAAAATCTGATGTTCAAATAGTTACTCTAACTTAATTGTTAAGGAGGTATTTTTCTATAAATAACTGTAGCACTTTTTCTCTATGAATAATTAGTTCAATTCCATTAAGCAATTTCAGTTTTTTTTTTCTACAAAAACTCTATTTTATATAGTGAAATTGAAATACAAGCAACATCATGAGCTGGACAAGTAGAACTATTTGAAGATATATATCGCGCTGTGAAATGTGATAATACTGTTATTATCATGAAAGTCTTTTATCAAGAGATATCCATGTGTAATTTTTTTATCAGCATAAAAAAGTTTGGATGTTTATTTTAACTCTAATTAGTTGAAGAAAATTTAATATACTAATTTGTATTATTTCTATTAGTTTCAGCTATGATGATGGTTGCTTGGTTAATCTTGGCCATATGATTGAAAATCCTTAAATGAGTATTGAAGTTTATGAAGTTTATATATATTTATGTTAACTTATATGAGTTAACTATATTTAGTTAACATAAAATGTTTTTTAAAAAATAATTATTTATTTATATATTTATTAGAATCCTAAATTCCATATTCCTAAAACCTACTCCACCTTCTCAATTCTAAACCCTTAGTCTAGATTAGCTAACCTTAGGATTATAAGTGTTTTTTCTTTTTAAAAGTGAGAATAAAAGTGGTATTAAGAATGTGATATTTTTGGTAATTTCCCGTATAATATTGTCACTAACTAGATTGACCTTATTTAGATTTCAATTTTTTTTCATTTTAATTTTTACTTTGGTTGAGTTTAGTTTAAATATTTAGGTATGAGTGTTTTCTCCAGCCTTAAATACAAAGTTGATAACAATTTACCTATCCACCATGATTATAAATACAAATACTAATAGGAATTTATGTGTGTAAATGAGTTTGTAATTGTAAAATAAATATCTCACAGCTTATGCAAACAAAAAAAAATCCTAAATCTATAATAAAATGATTTATTATTTTTATATTTTTACTAAAACATCAAATAAAACCCGTTACGCACGGGCTTTATCTAGTAAACTAATAAACTTCCTTTAATTTTACTCACTAGTAATGAATTTATACAGTGATTAAAACTTCTGAATATATTTGAAATTTAGGAAGTTGCAGTTAAATTTTTTTTTTTGGATGTCAAATGGGTTATCCACGTCTAAATAAGCTTGTCCAAATAAATAATATTGGATATTGATGGTTTTAGTTCAAATATTGGATAAAATAAGATATAGAACAATTTATAATTTAATATTAATCAAGCAAAAACATTTGTATAGAGATGTTTTCTAAAATATTATTCATATGTGAGTGTTTTCTTAAATAAGATTTTAATTTTTTTTTTTGATAAAAACACTTTATTTTTATCCGGGCATAATTTTTTTACAAATATTTATTGGTTTATCTCTTATTAAAATAAAAACCAACATAATAAGATATTATTTTATGTACTTAACAACTTTAAATTAAACATCAAATTATTTATATATGATATTTTTCATCAAAATATATATGTTTATCATTGTGTTGAAATTTAAAAAAAAACACACTCACATATTAAAAATGTCTTAGAAAATATCTTTTAAAAATGTTTTTACTTGATAAATATTTAAATATGTATTGTTTATATCTCACTTTTGAACTTTTATAATAGAACAATATTTTTTTTCAGATAACAACACAATATATATGATGAAAATACATATATATAATAATTATCATATTTTTAAAAATATGTTTTCATTTTTGAAAATTTTATTTAATTAATTTATAATCAATTTTCAATTATAACATATAAATCTAGTAATATTAACATAAAATTTGTTTTTAATTATGTTTTATTTCTAGGTATTTTGTTCATACATGCATGTATAATCATTTTACAGGATGATAGATTGTTTTTTTATGATTTTAATCATTTTCATTCTTTCAATTTTTTTTGTTTCGAACACCAACTATAAAAAATATTATTATTGCTGACGTAAGAAAAATAAGAAAGTGTAATTTCGTCTTTTGAACCATTATTGTTTCTTTAAATTACCTATTTAAACTAGCAACAAGTATTTTTTTTGTTTGTCAAAAACTAGCAATATGTATAAACTACCAATAACATGCAAAGATAAAAAATTAAAATAAAACAAATAAAAATATTTTAAAAGAAAACTAAGAGCTTAAATTTGTTTAGAAAAAAAAATTGAAATATAAGTGAATTAAGATAATGGTAATATTCTTGGTTACAGGATAAATATATAGGCAAACTTATCATATTTCATAAATTTTATTTTTTCATGAAAGAAAAATTAATGATCATCATCAGATAATATCAAACAAAACATTATGATCATTATGTATTTCCCTTTCTTTTTGGCAATTTTATCATAAATAATTAATTAGTTATTCTATGATCCATTATAATGATTAAATATAATTACTTATTAAGGGTAGTAGAAGATCTGACCTGAAAACTGAAGAGCTAAAATAGAAAAAATAAAAATATATGATATTCATAAACCTTTGCATCTTTTTTAAAAAAATTTGATTACGTACTTACATACATAATTTTGTTAGCTTTTATTTTGTAGTTTTATGTTAATTACAATAGTATACATAATGAGAATGAATAATATATATATATATATATATATATATATATATAAATACAAATAATGTCGTCAGTTTTTTGTTAAAGTTATCAAATACTAATATATTTATTTAATATACCAACAGATAATATATATATATTAATAAAATAGTCTAATTTAATTGTTTATTAATGGTACCAACATTTGTAGTGATTAAAACTTTTGAATATATTTGAAATTTAGGAAGTTGGAGCTAATTTTTTTTTTGGATGTCAAATGGGTTATCCACGTCAAAATAAGCTTGTCCAAATAAATAATATTGGACATTGATGGTTTTAGTTCAAAAATATTTTGTAACCAAACTTAAATATAACCATAATCAGACTCATGAGATCAATATCTATATATTTATCTATCTTTATATAGTATTATTTACGAAGTGATTTTTTGCTTATGAGCTATCACGCTAAAAGGTAGAGCAATGAAAGTCAATGATACTCTTAATACATTTTTATATATAACTTATTATATAATTCAAAATAATTATATCAATAATATTAGATTATATGTTATAGTAGATAATTGATTATAGATTAATATAATAAAATTTTCAAAAACTAAATATATTTAAAAATAAATAAGATTATATATATATATATATATATATATATATATATATATATATTGTGTTGTTGTCTAAAAACATTATTTTCGGTTATAAAGTTAAAAATAAGATATAAAAATTTATAATTTAATATTAATCAAGCAAAAACATTTCTATAAAGATTTTTTCTAAAATATTATTAATATGTGAGTATTTTCTTAAATATTTTTTTTTTTGACAAAAACACTTTGTTTTTATCCAGGCATAATTGTTTTACAAATATTTATTAGTTTATGCGTTATTAAAATAAAAATCAACATAATAAGTTATTATTTTATGTACTTAACAACTTTATATTAAATATAAAATTATTTATATATGATATTGTTCATCAAAATATATATGTTTATCATTGTGTTGAATTTAAAAAAAAAACACTGACATATTAAAAATGTCTTAGAAAATATCTTTAAAAAATGTTTTTACTTGATAAATATTTGACTATATTTTGTTTTATATCTCAGTTTTGAACTTTTATAATAGAAGAATATTTGTTTTCAGATAACAACACAATATATATGATTACAAAAATACATATATATAAGAATTATCATATTTTCTAAAATGTGTTTTCTTTTTTTCATTTTTATTTAATTAATTTATAATCAATTTTCAAATATAACATATAAATCTAATAATATTAACATAAAATTTGTTTTTTTATTATATTTTATTTCTAGGTCTTTCGTTCATACATGCATGTATAATCATTTTACATGATGATAGATTGTTTTTTTATGATTTGAATCATTTTCATTCTTTCAATTTTTTTTTGTTTCGAACACCAACTATAAAAAAAATTATTATTGCTGATGTAAGAAAAATAAGAAAGTGTAATTTCTTCTTTTGAACCATTATTGTTTCTTTAAATTACCTTTTAAAACTAGCAACATGTATTTTTTTTGTTTGTCAAAAACTAGCAATATTTATAAACTACCAAAAACATGTGAGGTTAAAAAATTAAAATATAGCAAATAAAAATATTTTAAAAGAAAACTAAGAGCTTAAAGTTGTTTATAAAAAATGAAATATAAGTGAATTAAGATAATGGTAATATTCTTGGTTACAGGATAAATATATAGGCAAACTTATCATATTTCATAAATTTTATTTTTTCATGAAAGAAAAATTAATGATCATCATCAGATAATATCAAACAAAACATTATGATCATTATGTATTTCCCTTTCTTTTTGGCAATTTTATCATAAATAATTAATTAGTTATTCTATGATCAATTATAATAATTAAATCTAATTACTTATTAAGGGTAGTAGAACATCTGACCTGAAAACTGAAGAGCTAA
The DNA window shown above is from Brassica oleracea var. oleracea cultivar TO1000 chromosome C3, BOL, whole genome shotgun sequence and carries:
- the LOC106334864 gene encoding uncharacterized protein LOC106334864 — protein: MVETRRSSSASKRFCSSSSSPEPSSSSPRPTKRSKVKIDAAIESAAAAEPAGSSSASEVPIENQGPVSDPGSESGEPELGSSDPQGVDAEKPVLTDVPVMEISPEADANPEADVLATPTVAGEVVADGEKSKAGKKRAKAPWAKLLSQYSQNPHRIMRGPVFTVGRRGCDLSIKDQSMPSTLCELKQSDHGGPSVATLEITGNGVLVQVNGKCYQKSTCVHLRGGDEVIFTNFGRHAYIFQPLKDENLAAAPDRASSVTVCEARGAPLKGVHVETRAGDSSATDGASILASLSKYRNFHLLPPIAKSAKKQQNQEAPVVPSSCNDCVSDTEMNDADSNNDHADIASVEKTADANENLNADGSGLDPFQEAADGNAPGSGYEIRPILRLLGEPSSVDLRGISKLLDERREVRELLKEYDLSSTISTRRQAFKDSLREGVLNGQDIDVSLEDFPYFLSATTKDVLIASMYVHMEVGSKFAKYASDLSTTCPRILLSGPAGSEIYQEMLAKALAKRFGAKLMIVDSLLLPGGSPAKEAESSKDGSRRERLSMLAKRAVQAAQALQHKKPTSSVDADITGGSTLSSQALPKQEVSTATSKSYIFKAGDRVKYVGPSSSAISSLQGPPLRGPTVGFQGKVLLAFEDNCSSKVGIRFDRPVPDGNDLGGLCEEDHGFFCAATSLRLDGSSSDDADKLAVNEVFEVALSESEGGSLILFLKDIEKSLVGNSDVYATLKSKFENLPENIVVMASQTQLDSRKEKSHPGGFLFTKFGGNQTALLDLAFPDNFSKLHDRSKETPKSMKQITRLFPNKISIQLPQDEALLSDWKEKLDRDTELLKVQANITSILSVLTKNRLDCPDLGTLSIKDQTLPSESAEKVVGWALSHHLMNCAEPTVKDNKLVISAESITYGLQMLHGVQDENKSLKKSLKDVVTENEFEKKLLSDVIPPSDIGVSFDDIGALENVKDTLKELVMLPLQRPELFDKGQLTKPTKGILLFGPPGTGKTMLAKAVATEAGANFINISMSSITSKWFGEGEKYVKAVFSLASKIAPSVIFVDEVDSMLGRRENPGEHEAMRKMKNEFMVNWDGLRTKDRERVLVLAATNRPFDLDEAVIRRLPRRLMVNLPDATNRSKILSVILSKEEISPDVDLEAIANMTDGYSGSDLKNLCVTAAHLPIREILEKEKKEKTAAEAENRPTPPLYSCTDIRPLTMADFKAAHEQVCASVSTDSSNMNELQQWNELYGEGGSRKKTSLSYFM